From Triticum aestivum cultivar Chinese Spring chromosome 7B, IWGSC CS RefSeq v2.1, whole genome shotgun sequence:
GATGCTACACACCAGGTTACCCCTCCTGCTGCGCCACCAGCTAGCCAATACGCGTATGACAGCAATTACCAGCCGGCAGTCGAGAAGATTGCTGAGGCTCACAAAGCAGCAAGATTTGCCGTCGGTGCTCTTGCGTTTGATGACGTGTCAATTGCCGTGGAGCACCTGAAGCGCGCGCTGGATCTCCTGACGAACCCTTCTGCAGAAACTCACTAGCTGCCTGGTCGTCGGAGAAGACATCTTGTGTAAATACGCTATACTGTAATTACGACCAACATGGAGATGGAGGTGTTGCCTGGTTGCATAGATACAAGATCGCTGGTGTGGCTACACAAATCTAGGAGATGAAAGGTCTTTAGCAAACTGTTTCGTGTGTCACATTGAGTCATTTGTTTCCAGAGTTTTGTGATAAGGCTATATTTGGCCATTGCTTGGAATGCATATCCTCGAGTGGTGATGGTTGTTGATACAGTTTGCTTCATTCAAGGCCTGCTATTTTCTGGTTTGATTACCAGCCATTTTTATACCTGAATAAAATGTTGAAGATTCCCACTCTGCAAGGTAATAAATCTCATGGATGATTCTTTGCATGTCGCTAATGGACTTTTCTACACCCATGTAACACCTTTGTAATGCAATGTTATCTCAAAATAGTGTTTTAATCCCTCAAATTGACTTTTCTACCCCTATGTGCCTTTGTAATGCAATGATATTTAATCCCTCAAATGGAGTGTGTGATTATTGAGTTGATGCAACCAAAAAATGAATAGAAAAGAAAAGATATGGAGGCCGCATTAAGGCAACTTCTGCGCACATCCACCACGGCCTCCATATCCATATGAAGCATGCTTCATATCCTATATGGTGACTATTCTAGAGTTGCTCATAACGTTGAATTTGGGCATCAAATGGCAAAACAACTTCTCTGCCAGGTAGCTCATCGAGCATCCATCGACATCTCATGCAGAAGGTGAAATGATTTTTAAGGGTACCAAGTAAATCAAGGGTCTGAATTTTGCAACAACTCCACAGGAAATAGCTCAAATTCGATAGGAAGCAAGGAGGCAAACCCGCAGCAAGATCTGAACCAGTACACATCATTCTATAATATAGTAACTGTGCATATGAACCTCACTTCAGCTTCATCCTTCACATATACATCCAGCAAGATGGCTGGAACGAGAGACGAACGGCAATGTACAGTTGTGAACTGTGATTCAAAAGAATGTCAGAAACCCATCGAACTATCTACACTAACAAAATTGCCTGTGCATTCATCATACTTCCACCTGCAAAATAATTGGATACATAGTTAGCTTACCTCTGTTGGGAGTGGCTAATAAAATTTTACGTCTGAATGAGAATACAAGACAATACTTGAAACTGTGTTAACACCCATCATTAATAACCAGTTCATGTATAATATGACTCCTTAAAGTTCCAATAAGGTTTCAGAAAATGGCTTCAACAGAAACATTTTTGTGTGGACAGCATAGAATATTTCACGCATAAGATGGACTCCAATCGTTCTCTTGAGCGGTACAGTAAAGAGGCCCGGGCTCAATAACATACTAGAGTCAATGGATCGAGGATCAATCTGTCAGGGAGTTTGCGCCTACGGTGTTGGCAGTGATGGGCACGAAAACAGTGATTGAGCAAACTAAGATCCGTACAATGATCTTTTCATAGTTCAACTATACTACTGCatcctactccctccattcctaaatataagtctttttagatattccaatatggactacatacagagcaaaaggagtgtatctacactctaaaatatgtctatatacatacgtatgtagtctatattgaaatctctgaaaagacttatatttaggaacggagggagtatattactaCTAGTCAAGTGTCAAGAGCACGATCCAGATGTACATTATTGCCATCTAGGATCACAAAAGAACCCAACCAATCTTGGCTAGCAGAATCAAAATCTTGCAGAATATACAAGGTCACTACATGATTCGGCAAATGTGATGCACCCCTGCTCTGGATCAACAAATAAATCATGGTTCGGCAGCCCTCCAAGTTAGGTGGTTCATTTTCTTCCATGTTGAACTATGGAAAAATAAATGCATGATTgggaattgttacatgctatttaTCTCTCAACTTGTGCTAATAACACTCTGTCCCTCACTGCAGCCTGTTCGTACAACTCCTTCTGTGACTATTGAATCATGAGTGGCAATCTGGATAATAGGGACAAAATTCTTAAACATTTCTAGCAAAACGGTTGCAAAATGACCAATAGTGGAAGTCGACCCAACGACCAGCACAGTAGTCAGGCAAAGTAGGAAATGATGTGTTACAAGCTTCCAGTGTTCTTTTCATTTGAAGATTACAAAACTTTCTTCTCCAATTAGCTGAGAAATTACAAAATGAGTAGGAATCAAGGAATGTATAAGGACTGAGAAACAAACCAAAATCAGCCGTTTATAAAACTGGGCTGGCTTAATGATTCATCCCACAGATGCCACTCAGCCACCACTACCCTGTTTTGTTTTGTGTCATTGACTTATTATTTGTGTGGGTAGTTCTAATTATTAAATCCAAGCAAAGCTACAGGAACATCACTTATTTCCAGTGCTACACAAAGTTACAATAAATTTCTGATTTCAAGTTTTAACTAATCATACTAATACAAGATAGTATATCAGAAGATTGGAAACAAACCTGCCAAAGAAAATTGGATGTAGCTTACTATCTGAACTGACCACCTGATTTCTTCTATTAGTCTCTTCTCTAAACTTGTCAACATGCAACACATCACATGAGCCACAAATTGAAGAAACCATTACTGTTCTTTGATCATTTGAAGCATATACCTGTAAGAAGACACCACCACAAAGGAAAACGAACAAACTATTAGCATCTACGACAACATAGGTTGGTTGTGGTTTTTGGCACATGTGGATTAAATATTTTCTATCTAACCCCAAATTCTGACTTGCAGTTTCATCAAAACGCTTGGCTCACCTCATTCTCTTCAGGAGAACATGGTTTGGTAGCCGATTCTGGAATGTCCGAAGCAAAGAAATATGTATTAACCATAGCCAGCTTAGATTGGGAGTCATGCTCTTCCCACAGTGACTGCAAAAGATAGCAGAAAAGACTGTTTTACAGAGAATACACACTCTACGATAAACAGTGTTTGACATACGAAGAGGGGAGTGCTAACCTTTCAACATCCTAGCATGCAAACAGGTCTAAATTTACACTATACACGAGGGAATAATACAAAAATGGAAATATACCTGCAGCTTGGATGGAGCAGACTTGCCATCTTTGGAACCAATCAAAATATGATCTTGGAGATTGTATGTTATACCATCAACAATACAGGAGTTATAATAAGTTATGTTGCCCACAACTTTCAGGGCATCGCCAACCCAATCCACATCACCAAGATCTGAGCTGTAACCTAAAGCTTCACTCTTTGGACCTGCCATAACTTCGTGCTTAGCACATAAGTCCATGTTTGATTTCACCAGATACACATTGTTATGTTCTGACATGGCATTAACTTCTGTTGTTTCATCATCCTGAGGACACCCTATTCCAATATCAGCGGCTACATCTTCTTGATGTGTTTGATCTGCTGGTGTTATACTGCTGCTGGTTGTTTGTTCGTCCTTGTTCAGAAGTTGGTCAGAGTTTCCTTCTATTCCACACATTTCAGATGAGTCAATGAAGGAATGTTCGGAATTCCCCCCGTCAAAAATTGCAGTAGTCTGCAGTGTGGAATCATTTACTGAATTCACAGCACATGGAAGTAACTCAATTATCTCTCTTTGCTTATGAGACTGTTCCGACAGATTTCCAGCAGCACTATATGTTGATCCTCCACTACTTTCAATTTGACTGGAGGATTCCATGGTCTTTGTAACTAAGCTTCTTGAAGGTGGGCCATGTCCTTCCTTTTGTTTGAACAGAGTGTCAGTATGTTTAGTGTTTTCCTTTTGATATTCAGAAGCAGAGGCCGATTGTGTTTTTGAACTAGCAGTGTCTAAGGCCAACATGTCACTGTTACGTACAGACCTACCAGGTTCACTGGAGTTATGCTTGATGAAACTTCCATTTCCTGCCACTTCTTCACTATCTTTTGTGCGTGGGTTTCCTGGTGCTCTCTGCGAAGTTACACCTCTAGCCTTTGATGTAACAATTGTTCTTGTAACCTTGCCATATTTTGGAGGCAGAGGTTTGCCCTTACTATACGTTACACAGGTTGGACAATACCAATCTACAATTGACAGGCCTTCATTCCCATC
This genomic window contains:
- the LOC123162068 gene encoding uncharacterized protein isoform X2 — translated: MVLAAAGEARGGRAPTAAERALVAEARGRLAASVAVVEVRPKELYPREAVRALVEDLGLGRARDPAAMGYRPCRASIAERILLTKRKMEQVKESLVRPTTNVPQTTPSSATAIFQDGASKSTAELTRNLSAAGSFPASTPTPVTMSSSILKQSRPNETPAGVSSSQSANLPSIVSLPPVGSANIEVEKAVNCPNFRQSGATIGQTNKSAHFTATRSSQSRVQSSTAGKSHEKKAPSAQPVNRNIAIGDHVPPGAAAFFQQEPCFSNHNTIVKNVQLVLHQPANHPSWTVPSTEYMHARLDCQICKTFITDVESLLVCDACERGVHLKCLKQDGNEGLSIVDWYCPTCVTYSKGKPLPPKYGKVTRTIVTSKARGVTSQRAPGNPRTKDSEEVAGNGSFIKHNSSEPGRSVRNSDMLALDTASSKTQSASASEYQKENTKHTDTLFKQKEGHGPPSRSLVTKTMESSSQIESSGGSTYSAAGNLSEQSHKQREIIELLPCAVNSVNDSTLQTTAIFDGGNSEHSFIDSSEMCGIEGNSDQLLNKDEQTTSSSITPADQTHQEDVAADIGIGCPQDDETTEVNAMSEHNNVYLVKSNMDLCAKHEVMAGPKSEALGYSSDLGDVDWVGDALKVVGNITYYNSCIVDGITYNLQDHILIGSKDGKSAPSKLQSLWEEHDSQSKLAMVNTYFFASDIPESATKPCSPEENEVYASNDQRTVMVSSICGSCDVLHVDKFREETNRRNQVVSSDSKLHPIFFGRWKYDECTGNFVSVDSSMGF
- the LOC123162068 gene encoding uncharacterized protein isoform X1 produces the protein MEQVKESLVRPTTNVPQTTPSSATAIFQDGASKSTAELTRNLSAAGSFPASTPTPVTMSSSILKQSRPNETPAGVSSSQSANLPSIVSLPPVGSANIEVEKAVNCPNFRQSGATIGQTNKSAHFTATRSSQSRVQSSTAGKSHEKKAPSAQPVNRNIAIGDHVPPGAAAFFQQEPCFSNHNTIVKNVQLVLHQPANHPSWTVPSTEYMHARLDCQICKTFITDVESLLVCDACERGVHLKCLKQDGNEGLSIVDWYCPTCVTYSKGKPLPPKYGKVTRTIVTSKARGVTSQRAPGNPRTKDSEEVAGNGSFIKHNSSEPGRSVRNSDMLALDTASSKTQSASASEYQKENTKHTDTLFKQKEGHGPPSRSLVTKTMESSSQIESSGGSTYSAAGNLSEQSHKQREIIELLPCAVNSVNDSTLQTTAIFDGGNSEHSFIDSSEMCGIEGNSDQLLNKDEQTTSSSITPADQTHQEDVAADIGIGCPQDDETTEVNAMSEHNNVYLVKSNMDLCAKHEVMAGPKSEALGYSSDLGDVDWVGDALKVVGNITYYNSCIVDGITYNLQDHILIGSKDGKSAPSKLQSLWEEHDSQSKLAMVNTYFFASDIPESATKPCSPEENEVYASNDQRTVMVSSICGSCDVLHVDKFREETNRRNQVVSSDSKLHPIFFGRWKYDECTGNFVSVDSSMGF